A part of Paramisgurnus dabryanus chromosome 15, PD_genome_1.1, whole genome shotgun sequence genomic DNA contains:
- the glra2 gene encoding glycine receptor subunit alpha-2 isoform X2: protein MTASIKLLTTLLGCFIEMHKYFSLTEANEYERASGHEYSSTMSPSDFLDKLMGKTSGYDARIRPNFKGPPVNVTCNIFINSFGSVAETTMDYRVNIFLRQKWNDPRLAYSEYPDSSLDLDPSMLDSIWKPDLFFANEKGANFHDVTTDNKLLRIFKDGTVLYSIRLTLILSCPMDLKNFPMDVQTCTMQLESFGYTMNDLIFEWLDKGPVQMADGLTLPQFIIRDEKDLGYCTKHYNTAPARVALGITTVLTMTTQSSGSRASLPKVSYVKAIDIWMAVCLLFVFAALLEYAGVNFVSRQQKEFLRLKRRQRLKRKEDELQDGRLHFTGYNMTSCVKDGNAVKSPSTNSVQTPALLKETEPNRRKFVDRAKRIDTISRAVFPLAFLIFNIFYWITYKIIRHDSPRKV, encoded by the exons ATGACTGCTTCTATTAAACTCCTAACAACTTTACTCGGATGCTTTATAGAGATGCACAAGTACTTCAG TTTAACAGAAGCGAACGAGTATGAAAGAGCATCCGGACACGAATATTCATCTACGATGTCCCCATCTGATTTCCTGGATAAACTCATGGGAAAGACGTCAGGTTACGACGCACGCATTAGACCCAACTTCAAAG GTCCTCCTGTAAACGTTACGTGCAATATTTTCATCAACAGTTTTGGCTCTGTGGCAGAGACCACTATG GACTACAGAGTCAATATCTTCTTAAGGCAGAAATGGAACGACCCGCGATTGGCCTACAGCGAATATCCGGACTCATCCCTGGATCTGGATCCGTCCATGCTGGACTCCATCTGGAAACCCGACCTGTTCTTTGCAAATGAGAAAGGAGCAAACTTTCATGATGTCACCACAGATAACAAACTCTTGAGGATCTTTAAGGATGGGACAGTGCTGTACAGCATCAG GTTGACATTAATATTGTCGTGTCCGATGGATCTGAAGAACTTTCCCATGGATGTTCAGACCTGCACTATGCAGCTGGAGAGCT TTGGTTACACAATGAATGACCTGATATTCGAGTGGCTTGATAAAGGTCCGGTTCAGATGGCTGATGGTTTGACTTTACCACAGTTCATCATCAGAGATGAGAAAGATTTGGGTTACTGCACCAAACACTACAATACAG CTCCGGCTCGGGTCGCGCTCGGCATCACCACCGTCCTCACCATGACGACCCAGAGTTCAGGCTCGAGAGCTTCACTGCCAAAG GTTTCCTATGTGAAGGCCATAGACATCTGGATGGCCGTATGTCTGCTGTTTGTTTTCGCAGCTTTACTCGAATACGCCGGCGTCAATTTTGTCTCTAGACAACAGAAAGAGTTTCTGCGCTTAAAGCGAAGACAAAGACTAAAGCGGAAG GAGGACGAGTTACAAGATGGCCGTTTGCACTTCACGGGTTACAACATGACTTCATGTGTCAAAGACGGAAATGCGGTGAAAAGTCCCTCGACAAACAGCGTTCAGACGCCAGCGCTTCTGAAAGAAACCGAACCAAACAGACGGAAGTTTGTGGACAGAGCAAAGAGGATTGACACTATCTCACGAGCGGTGTTCCCGCTGGCTTTCCTCATCTTTAATATCTTCTACTGGATCACATACAAGATCATCAGACATGACAGCCCCAGGAAAGTCtag
- the glra2 gene encoding glycine receptor subunit alpha-2 isoform X1, whose translation MTASIKLLTTLLGCFIEMHKYFSLTEANEYERASGHEYSSTMSPSDFLDKLMGKTSGYDARIRPNFKGPPVNVTCNIFINSFGSVAETTMDYRVNIFLRQKWNDPRLAYSEYPDSSLDLDPSMLDSIWKPDLFFANEKGANFHDVTTDNKLLRIFKDGTVLYSIRLTLILSCPMDLKNFPMDVQTCTMQLESFGYTMNDLIFEWLDKGPVQMADGLTLPQFIIRDEKDLGYCTKHYNTGKFTCIEVKFQLERQMGYYLIQMYIPSLLIVILSWVSFWINMDAAPARVALGITTVLTMTTQSSGSRASLPKVSYVKAIDIWMAVCLLFVFAALLEYAGVNFVSRQQKEFLRLKRRQRLKRKEDELQDGRLHFTGYNMTSCVKDGNAVKSPSTNSVQTPALLKETEPNRRKFVDRAKRIDTISRAVFPLAFLIFNIFYWITYKIIRHDSPRKV comes from the exons ATGACTGCTTCTATTAAACTCCTAACAACTTTACTCGGATGCTTTATAGAGATGCACAAGTACTTCAG TTTAACAGAAGCGAACGAGTATGAAAGAGCATCCGGACACGAATATTCATCTACGATGTCCCCATCTGATTTCCTGGATAAACTCATGGGAAAGACGTCAGGTTACGACGCACGCATTAGACCCAACTTCAAAG GTCCTCCTGTAAACGTTACGTGCAATATTTTCATCAACAGTTTTGGCTCTGTGGCAGAGACCACTATG GACTACAGAGTCAATATCTTCTTAAGGCAGAAATGGAACGACCCGCGATTGGCCTACAGCGAATATCCGGACTCATCCCTGGATCTGGATCCGTCCATGCTGGACTCCATCTGGAAACCCGACCTGTTCTTTGCAAATGAGAAAGGAGCAAACTTTCATGATGTCACCACAGATAACAAACTCTTGAGGATCTTTAAGGATGGGACAGTGCTGTACAGCATCAG GTTGACATTAATATTGTCGTGTCCGATGGATCTGAAGAACTTTCCCATGGATGTTCAGACCTGCACTATGCAGCTGGAGAGCT TTGGTTACACAATGAATGACCTGATATTCGAGTGGCTTGATAAAGGTCCGGTTCAGATGGCTGATGGTTTGACTTTACCACAGTTCATCATCAGAGATGAGAAAGATTTGGGTTACTGCACCAAACACTACAATACAG GTAAGTTCACGTGTATCGAGGTGAAGTTCCAGCTGGAGAGACAGATGGGATATTATCTCATCCAGATGTATATTCCCAGTCTGCTCATTGTCATCCTCTCATGGGTCTCATTCTGGATCAACATGGACGCAGCTCCGGCTCGGGTCGCGCTCGGCATCACCACCGTCCTCACCATGACGACCCAGAGTTCAGGCTCGAGAGCTTCACTGCCAAAG GTTTCCTATGTGAAGGCCATAGACATCTGGATGGCCGTATGTCTGCTGTTTGTTTTCGCAGCTTTACTCGAATACGCCGGCGTCAATTTTGTCTCTAGACAACAGAAAGAGTTTCTGCGCTTAAAGCGAAGACAAAGACTAAAGCGGAAG GAGGACGAGTTACAAGATGGCCGTTTGCACTTCACGGGTTACAACATGACTTCATGTGTCAAAGACGGAAATGCGGTGAAAAGTCCCTCGACAAACAGCGTTCAGACGCCAGCGCTTCTGAAAGAAACCGAACCAAACAGACGGAAGTTTGTGGACAGAGCAAAGAGGATTGACACTATCTCACGAGCGGTGTTCCCGCTGGCTTTCCTCATCTTTAATATCTTCTACTGGATCACATACAAGATCATCAGACATGACAGCCCCAGGAAAGTCtag